The following coding sequences lie in one archaeon CG10_big_fil_rev_8_21_14_0_10_43_11 genomic window:
- the sodN gene encoding superoxide dismutase, Ni — translation MLYTLVRVLDRFVRFPSAHAHCDIPCGIYDPHQAQVDAHTVIRMIDLIKEAKSSNVHSLARYTSVKEQHAESCKHQIRILWGDYFKDEHVKQFPNLPELVWRALKQASKTRQGTDRKDGEALLATVQEISEIFWKTKGKNPKRVKAPYPSGGELVLHD, via the coding sequence ATGTTATACACATTGGTACGTGTTCTTGACCGTTTTGTGCGCTTCCCAAGCGCGCACGCGCATTGCGATATTCCCTGTGGAATCTACGACCCTCACCAGGCACAAGTAGATGCACACACGGTTATTCGCATGATAGACCTTATTAAAGAAGCGAAATCCAGCAACGTGCACAGCCTTGCTCGCTACACAAGCGTAAAAGAGCAGCATGCAGAATCGTGCAAGCATCAGATTCGAATTCTTTGGGGAGACTACTTTAAAGATGAGCATGTTAAACAATTCCCAAACCTGCCTGAACTGGTTTGGCGCGCGCTCAAGCAAGCATCAAAAACCCGTCAAGGAACAGACCGAAAAGATGGTGAAGCTCTTCTTGCAACCGTGCAAGAGATTAGCGAAATCTTTTGGAAAACAAAAGGAAAAAACCCGAAGCGCGTGAAAGCACCCTACCCTAGTGGCGGAGAGCTCGTACTCCACGACTAA